The Gemmatimonadota bacterium sequence ATACCATCATCAACCGTTGGATTATACTTTTCTTGCAATTTTCCATTTGGAATTGCTGCAATCGTCACTTCACGCAAATGATGGCGACCTAAATGATCGTCATCGTATCTAAAATGGATAAGGCATGTCGTTGTGAGATAATTTTTATCTTCATATCTGGATATTTCTGGCAAGAATCCTTTTTCATTCACCTGATCACCAGATCGCCTTTGTCTCACCCACATGGAAGTCTGTGACATCTGAATCGTTGCAGAACGATTTTCCTTTTCTGCTTTTGAGTCAATAAATAATGCCTGTCTGACGGTTTGATCAGGGAGGATCACATATCTTGCTTTTTTATAATCGACTGTTCCATATACTCTCTGTTGCACATTAAACCCGGAAAGCCGATCAAGCAATTCTCGCGTTATATCTTCAGCAATATCTTTAACACTATCGGGCGACCTAAAAAATACTTCATGTGCTTCCATTCCAAAATCATAAACCGCTTGAAATATCCAACGCAACGTGAGCTTTTCGATTTCCTCGATTTCATCCAGGGATAAAATTTTGGGGTCTTTTTCCGTCATGTATTTACGTGATGTGTGACTTCAAAATGGATATTTGATTTTGCTACAAACATAGACAGAAATTTATATGCTGTCAACCACCGCCAAGTGTTATATCCTGCCGCAAACCACAACCCCATTTTGAACCGTCTGGCGTTCGTGTTGCAGATTTTGAAAGCAGAATGCGATCATTCAAATGGCGCCGTCGCTTCGAAGTTTCTCAATCTCTGATATTGAATATCCGAGATATTCGCTCAGAACCTGCTCGTTGTGTTCTCCCAATGAAGGCCCGTGTCGGGGTTCAACCGATCCGCCGCCGACATCTATGGGACTCGCCACCACTCGAACGGCTCCGAACTCCGGATGCGGCAACTCCAGTATCATATTATCCTCGGCCACCTGCGGGTCGGCAAAAGCCTGCTCAACCGTATTCACGGGCGCGCAGGGCACCTTGTCCTTGAGCAGTGCCAGCCAATCGGCGGTTGTCTTCTTGCGAAATAGATCCTTCAGAATCGGAACCAGGATATCCCGATTCTCTAGGCGATCCGCAAAAGAGCAGAACCGGGAATCCTCCGCCAGTTCCGGCACCCCCAGAACGCGTACTAGATTTTGAAAGAACTTCTCCTTTGCGCACATGATCACGAGCCATCCGTCCTTAGTCGGCACCACCTGCGACGGAATCTGTGACGGATGAGAAGAATCGGGCGTCCGATGCGCCTGATACCCTCTGGTCAGGAACCACGCCGCCACATATCCCAGATTCGCCAGTGCCGTATCGAACAAATTCACATCTACGTCGCACCCCAAGCCCGTCTGTCTGGCGCGGAAAATCGCGCTGACCATGCCCAAGGACGCCATGGTGCCCGCGCCGAGATCCACGAGAGAAAGTCCTGTCTTCGTCGGTGGACCGTCTGGCTCGCCCGTAAGACTCATCCATCCGGCATATCCCTGCATCAGATAATCGTATCCCGGTTCGCCTGCCCGAGACCCATGCCGTCCGAACGCGGAAAGCGAGCAACACACAATTGAAGCCTTGATTGCACTCAGCGCCGGATAGTCCAGACCCAGCCGGGCCGGAAGGTCTCCGCGCAGATTGTTGAACACCCCATCCGAAATCCCCACCAACCGATGCAACGCCTCCCTCGCTCCTGGATGCTGCAAATTCAGCGTCATACTCTTCTTGTTCCGGTTGAAACTCTGGAAATACACGCTATCCTGTTCAGCGGTATAGGGAGGCACATAACGCGCGACATCGCCACCAGTCTCGGGATTCTCGATCTTGATGATCTCCGCCCCAAGGTCCGCCAGCATCATCGTTGCCCACGGACCCGCTCCGAACTGCTCCACCGAGACAATCCTTATTCCATGCAGGGGAGGATGTTGGTTTTGATCGTGCAAGTTAACCCTCTTCTTTTTCAATCGGCCTGCTGGTCATTGGGCTTTCCCTCAAGACGATCCAGGATCCATCGCGCCCGTTCCAGAATCGGCCTATCTACCATCCGGCCATCTACAGTCGCCGGGCCTTCGTCTGCCCGCCGTTCAAAAGCCTCAACAATTCGCCGTGCCCACCTCTCCTCGACCTCCGTGGGACTGAAAATTTCATTCACTGCCCCAACCTGACCCGGATGGATCACAGCTTTTCCGGCAAACCCCAGATCCCTGGCCTGCCGCGCCTCCGCGGCCAGCCCGTCAAGATCACCGATGTCCGTAAACACCTTGTCTATAGCCCGGATTTGTCCGCTTGCTGAAGCCACCGCCAGCGCCGACCGAGCGTAATTGACCAATCCCTGTCCCGGATGCGAAAAGAGGCCCATATCCAGCGCGAAATCCTCCGCGCCGAACATAAGCCCCACCAGCCTGGGTGTAACGGATGCGATCGCAGGCGCCTGAACCAGACCCCGGGCACTCTCAATGATTGCCAGAAGCCCGACGCCTCCGGATGGAATACCCGCTCTGGTCTCGTGCCGGTCCAGCCACTGGCACACCTGAAGCACATCCGCCGGTCCCTGCACTTTGGGCAACACGAGTCCCTGCAGCCCCGCACGCGCGATCATCGCCTGTAGATCGGCGTCCAATTCGGAGGAACCGGCCTCGTGAACCCTGACGAATCGCATTGGGCCGCCACGCGCGCCATCCAGCGCGGCAGCGACACGGCTGCGCGCAACATCCTTCTCGGCCTCCGGGACGCCGTCCTCCAGATCGAATATCAGCACATCCGCCGGCAGCCCCAGAGCCTTGTCGATCATACGCTGCCGGTGCCCCGGCACAAAAAGCCAGGACCGCATCGACTTCACCCTTCTTTCTCCTCGTGAATTTCGGGAAAAGTATCCGCCAACGGCGCATGCGCCCTCTTATAGACCATCACGCTGCGAATCAGATCTATGACGACGCGGCCGTGCTGATTCACGCCCCGCGTGCGCACCTTCACAATGCCCGCTTCCGGGAACGACTTTGACTCTCGCCTGGCGAGCACCTCCGTCTCGCAATAGAGCGTATCGCCCACAAATACCGGGTTTGGAAGCCGGATCTCGCTCCAACCCAGGTTCGCCATCGCCTGCTCGCTCACGTCCGGGACACTCATTCCCACGACCAGCGCGAGCGTAAACGTGCTGTTCACCAGAATCTTTCCCCACCGCGTCCGGCGGGCGTACTCCTCGTCAAAGTGAAGCGGATTGGTATTCAGGGTCAGGTGTGTAAACAACTGATTGTCAGCCGTCGTCACCGTCCGCCCGAACCGGCTTCGATAGACTTCGCCCACCTCGAAATCCTCATAGCATCTCCCGGTCCAGCCCGGTATCACTTTTTTCTCTATTTTCTCCATAAGACCCCTTTGCGTCGTCAAATAACGCCTAATATAAATTGCTACAATCCGATGTCCACCGCTTTATCGCCCCTCTCTACTCATCACTCGTTCGTCCCTCCCCGCATCTCAAAGATACGCACGACAATGTACATACCGAGTGAAACAATAAAAAAGACGAGCAACATCCACGCGATAGATTGCAGGGACTCGATAATCGTGCGATAGATCTCGAGCACCCAGCGTTCGGTAGTCAACTCAAAGGGAGGCATATCTCGGGATTCACCTGCGGAATCGAAAGACTCCTGCGGCAGAATATAACGCTCCAGTGAACGGACACGCACACCGCCAGAAATACCCACCACAAAAATCGCAAACTTCATATAGCGCACCCACGCGCTTGCTATCGCATCGTCAATAAGCCGGTGAAGAATACTATTGATCGCGCTGCTAAATGCACGCACGGCAATAAAAGACACGAGAGCGGCGACGACGAGAGTGATGAGAAGAAGTGTGAAGAACATAGGAGGACCTCCGTAGTAGTGACCAATTTCAGTATTATACGTGTTAGAAAGGCGTGAGTTCCTACAGTACTTTTACACCTATTCATGCCTCAGTATTTCTACTGGATTAGTATGCGCAACCCTGAACGCCTGCGTACCAACCGTCAAAAGTGCGATCAGAAGCGCGAGCAAACCCGACAACACAAACGACCATAAACTCAGGGATGTGCGATACGCAAAATTTTGCAAATAGGTATTTGTAAAATAATAGGCAACGGGCCAGGCAATGAGATTGGCGACAAGCACCAGCTTCAAAAACGCTTTGGACAACAACAAAACAACACTTGAAATAGACGCACCGAGCACCTTGCGAATACCAATCTCGCGCTTGCGGCGTTCAGCCGTAAAAGCCGCCAGACCGAACAAACCCAAACACGCCAGCAAACACACCAACCCGGCAAAAGCGATAACAGCCTGCCCCAAAACCCTTTCCGCCCGATAAATCGCATCGAGTTCCTCATCGAGAAATGTAAACGCAAAGGGCTTATCGGCTGGCATAAATGTATCCCAGGTCTCCTCGAGAAAGGGTCGAACCGCTAAAAAATCGCGCACCCGCAACGCCAGATAATCGAAAAACCACTGCCGATAAGCAAAAACCGCCGGACCAATCGGTTCACGAAGAGAAGCGTAGTGAAAATCCGCAATCACGCCAATCACAGTCCCCCTGGCATCATCTTCTGAACGCGCCCTTCCAAAACGCCGCCCCACGGCATCCTCCACCGTCCACCCAAGCGCGCGCACAGCGGTCTCATTGAGAATATACGCATGCGTGCGGTCGCGCTCAACCCCGGGCGAAAACGTGCGACCAGCTATAATGGACACACCGAAAGTAGCAAAAAAATCTTCATCAGCCTCCTGCACGGGCATTCGCCACTCGGTATGATCCTGACCTTCCGGTTTAACAATCCGCACAAAACCACCGCCATCTTGCCCGGGCAAAAAGCGAAAAGCAGACGCCGAAACAATATTGGGATGTTCCAAAAACGCCTGCTTTACAGTATTGTACTGTGCCACGAGCCAGGGATCCTCATTGGTCTTGAGCCGACGATCCAGCTTAAAGATCGGCAGCAAAACGAGATGCTCTTTGTCAAAACCGAGATCCTTGTGCTGAATAAAGTCCAACTGCCGATAAATAACATCCGCAACAATCATAAGCAAAATGGCAATAGCAAATTGCGCGACAACCAGAACCTGCCGAAGCCGCGCACCCGGCAAATACGCGACGCCCTTGAGCACATCAGCCGGACGAAACCCCGAAAAATAAAACGCGGGATACACTCCCGCCATCAAACCCACGAACACGGCAAGCGCAAAAAGACCCGGCAAGAGCACGAACAGCATCGGCGCGTCAAGAGCGTAATGCGCGCCCGTCCACGCACTCAGTTCCAACAGCGCGACGCGCGCCAGAGGCACGGCTACAACCACAGCGAAAAGCGCGAGCAAAACCGTCTCGCACAAAAACTGTTGAACCAACTGACCGCGACGCGCGCCAACCACCTTTCGCATCCCCACCTCGCGCGCCCGATACATCGAACGCGCCGTGGCGAGATTGACAAAATTGATCGCCGCAATCGCCAGAACCAGCACCGCGATCACCGCAAAAAGATAGAGCGCCTGCACATTGCCGCCCGAAGGCAAATTGTAATCCCGAATCCCATACAGATGCACCCGCGCAAGAGGCTGCAAGCGAAACGAAAGAATGCGGCGCACATCCGCACCCATATGCCGTTCAATAACACCCGACATCTTTGCTTCGAATTCACCTGCATCTACCCCATCGCGCAAACGCACAAAAGTCTCAATACCCGCCTGTTGCACCAGCCCCCGCCACTGCGTCCAATCAAAAATAGCCTCCACTGTCCGCCCATTGGTAAAATGCAACAAATCAAACCGAATGGACGAAAACCTCGGAGGCGTCTGCAAAACAGCGGCAACCGTATAATCGCCACCGTAATACCGCTCGCGAATCGTAATAACCTTGCCTATGGGATCGGCCTCGCCGAACAACCGCTCAGCCGCTGATTGCGTAATCGCAATCCGATACGGCTGCGACAACGCGCTGGCATCACCAATAGCAAAAGGAAAGTGAAACAGCTCAAAAAACCGGTCGTCAACCTGCCCCTGCACCAGCGTAAGCTCTCGGTCCTCATACCGCACCACAACCGGATAAATGCGATTCTTGGACGCCAACTCAACTTCGGGCATCTCCGCCTCAAGTGTCCGCGCGAGCGCCCCCGAAGTCAGCCACCGCACCTGCACCTGCTCATTGCTCACCCGCTCCCGCAAAACCCGATAAATGCGATGCACATCCGGATGAAACCGGTCATAACTCATCTCGGAATAAATAATCACAATCGCCATCACACAACACGACAGCCCCACAATAAGACTGAGCAAATTGATCAGCGTATCGCGCTTGTGCGACCACAGGTTGCGGCATGCGATGGTGAAATAGTTAGAGAACATGAGAATCTAAACAAACACATAATCCTCGGGATCGGGCGCCCGCGTTTGCTTCCAGAACTCGTGCATTGAAAACGGCCAATTTTGCGTCACCCGACCCGCCTCGTTCTTATACCAGCTCCGAACATTTGGCGCACCCCAGGCCATCTCCAGATTACCCGCATCAATACGCTCATTATACCGATCGTGCACATCCCGTTTGCAATCCATCGCAGCGCGTCCCGTCTCAATCAAAAGCTTAATACACCCCAGGATATACCTCATCTCGCACTCAGAAAAAAAGATAATACTCCCATTCACAACAATATTCGTATTTGGCCCATACATACAAAAAAAATTGGGAAATCCCGGAATAGAAACACCTTTATACGCGCGAGGATCGCCATCCCAATGCGCCTGTAAATCCCTGCGCCCAACCCCCTCAAACGTCATCGGCCACAACATCCGACTCGGCTGAAACCCCGTGCCGTAAATCAGCACATCAAAATCATAGTCCTCACCCGACCGCGTCTCCAAACCAGAATCCGTAAT is a genomic window containing:
- a CDS encoding SfiI family type II restriction endonuclease is translated as MTEKDPKILSLDEIEEIEKLTLRWIFQAVYDFGMEAHEVFFRSPDSVKDIAEDITRELLDRLSGFNVQQRVYGTVDYKKARYVILPDQTVRQALFIDSKAEKENRSATIQMSQTSMWVRQRRSGDQVNEKGFLPEISRYEDKNYLTTTCLIHFRYDDDHLGRHHLREVTIAAIPNGKLQEKYNPTVDDGIWLAGRNAPTLGEDFRVRVGFSRLKAKASWRVQTLTY
- a CDS encoding CoA transferase, with the translated sequence MHDQNQHPPLHGIRIVSVEQFGAGPWATMMLADLGAEIIKIENPETGGDVARYVPPYTAEQDSVYFQSFNRNKKSMTLNLQHPGAREALHRLVGISDGVFNNLRGDLPARLGLDYPALSAIKASIVCCSLSAFGRHGSRAGEPGYDYLMQGYAGWMSLTGEPDGPPTKTGLSLVDLGAGTMASLGMVSAIFRARQTGLGCDVDVNLFDTALANLGYVAAWFLTRGYQAHRTPDSSHPSQIPSQVVPTKDGWLVIMCAKEKFFQNLVRVLGVPELAEDSRFCSFADRLENRDILVPILKDLFRKKTTADWLALLKDKVPCAPVNTVEQAFADPQVAEDNMILELPHPEFGAVRVVASPIDVGGGSVEPRHGPSLGEHNEQVLSEYLGYSISEIEKLRSDGAI
- a CDS encoding CoA ester lyase — encoded protein: MRSWLFVPGHRQRMIDKALGLPADVLIFDLEDGVPEAEKDVARSRVAAALDGARGGPMRFVRVHEAGSSELDADLQAMIARAGLQGLVLPKVQGPADVLQVCQWLDRHETRAGIPSGGVGLLAIIESARGLVQAPAIASVTPRLVGLMFGAEDFALDMGLFSHPGQGLVNYARSALAVASASGQIRAIDKVFTDIGDLDGLAAEARQARDLGFAGKAVIHPGQVGAVNEIFSPTEVEERWARRIVEAFERRADEGPATVDGRMVDRPILERARWILDRLEGKPNDQQAD
- a CDS encoding MaoC family dehydratase → MEKIEKKVIPGWTGRCYEDFEVGEVYRSRFGRTVTTADNQLFTHLTLNTNPLHFDEEYARRTRWGKILVNSTFTLALVVGMSVPDVSEQAMANLGWSEIRLPNPVFVGDTLYCETEVLARRESKSFPEAGIVKVRTRGVNQHGRVVIDLIRSVMVYKRAHAPLADTFPEIHEEKEG
- a CDS encoding ABC transporter permease, whose amino-acid sequence is MFSNYFTIACRNLWSHKRDTLINLLSLIVGLSCCVMAIVIIYSEMSYDRFHPDVHRIYRVLRERVSNEQVQVRWLTSGALARTLEAEMPEVELASKNRIYPVVVRYEDRELTLVQGQVDDRFFELFHFPFAIGDASALSQPYRIAITQSAAERLFGEADPIGKVITIRERYYGGDYTVAAVLQTPPRFSSIRFDLLHFTNGRTVEAIFDWTQWRGLVQQAGIETFVRLRDGVDAGEFEAKMSGVIERHMGADVRRILSFRLQPLARVHLYGIRDYNLPSGGNVQALYLFAVIAVLVLAIAAINFVNLATARSMYRAREVGMRKVVGARRGQLVQQFLCETVLLALFAVVVAVPLARVALLELSAWTGAHYALDAPMLFVLLPGLFALAVFVGLMAGVYPAFYFSGFRPADVLKGVAYLPGARLRQVLVVAQFAIAILLMIVADVIYRQLDFIQHKDLGFDKEHLVLLPIFKLDRRLKTNEDPWLVAQYNTVKQAFLEHPNIVSASAFRFLPGQDGGGFVRIVKPEGQDHTEWRMPVQEADEDFFATFGVSIIAGRTFSPGVERDRTHAYILNETAVRALGWTVEDAVGRRFGRARSEDDARGTVIGVIADFHYASLREPIGPAVFAYRQWFFDYLALRVRDFLAVRPFLEETWDTFMPADKPFAFTFLDEELDAIYRAERVLGQAVIAFAGLVCLLACLGLFGLAAFTAERRKREIGIRKVLGASISSVVLLLSKAFLKLVLVANLIAWPVAYYFTNTYLQNFAYRTSLSLWSFVLSGLLALLIALLTVGTQAFRVAHTNPVEILRHE